One Ignavibacteriales bacterium genomic window, GATCATAATTCGGTTAGAAGGTTGAGAAACTATAATCACATGAGAAAGATAATTAATACTAGGGGTCTAAAGGTGGTATATCATTACGAAGAGTTGAAGAAAGCGATAATTAAGTATCTCGAACACCCTGAGACCAATAAAAAAGAACGGGAGACAGCCCTGGAAAAAGAATGCGGGAAGATTGATGGGAAATCAACATACAGGATAGCGATGGCATTTAAACAAATATCGGAAACCGCTGGTTCATGACGAATGATTACATATTTATAAAAGCGGGTAAAAGCACCGGTAATTATTTTAAAGATCTCTGGAGGTACAGGGAGCTTCTGTATTTTCTGAGCTGGAGAGACATACTTGTAAGGTATAAACAAACTGCCATTGGGATTTTATGGAGTGTCGTAAAGCCGGTTCTGACAATAATTATCTTTTCTATCGTCTTTGGTAAGATCGCCAAGCTCCCGCAGGCAGGTATTCCGTATCCACTGCTTGTTCTCGCAGGCTTACTGCCGTGGTACTTCTTTTCGAGTTCTCTTTCTGAAAGCAGTCTGAGTCTGATATCGAATTCAAACCTTATAACAAAAGTTTACTTTCCGAGATTACTACTCCCGATCAGCTCGATTATTGTCAGCTTCATAGATTTTATTATTTCTTTCGTACTGCTTTTGATGTTGATGGTGTGGTACGATCTTTATCCCGGATGGGAAATTATATTATTACCGGTGTTCATACTTCTGGCATTTATACCTGCGCTTGGCGCGGGATTATGGTTCTCGGCATTTAATGTGCGCTTCAGGGATTTCCGTTACATTGTGCCCTTCATATTGCAACTGGGTTTACTTATCTCGCCGGTTGGTTTCAGCAGCAGCTTGATGCCCGATGAATGGCGGATACTGTATTCCCTTAATCCACTGGTAGGTGCGATAGACGGGTTCAGATGGACATTGCTGGGAGAGAAATTCGACATATACCTGCCGGGATTCATTATTTCGGTGGGCATATCGGTATTATTACTGATAACGGGATTGATGTATTTTAGAAAAACAGAAAAGGTCTTTGCGGATATAATTTAGTGAGCGAGAAGATTATCGACATACAGAACCTTGGAAAGAGTTACTTGATCTCTCACAAGGCGCAAGCGCGGGGAAGCTACATCGCGCTGAGGGACGTGATATCGGAATCTGTATCGAGCGCGGGCAAGAAGATATTTAAGGGCGATAACGGCGCGTTTCCCGGGAGGGAAGAGTTCTGGGCGCTGAAGGATGTTACGTTTAGCGTGGAACGGGGTGAGCGGATTGGAATAATCGGTAGGAACGGTTCGGGTAAGACCACACTTTTGAAACTGCTAAGCAGGATCACGGAGCCGACCACCGGAACGATAGAGCTGAGAGGAAGGACGGCGAGCCTGCTTGAAATAGGGACGGGCTTTCACCCAGAACTGACCGGCCGTGAAAATATATATCTGAACGGCGCGATACTTGGGATGACTAGGAAGGAGATTAATAGGAAGTTCGACGAGATAGTAGCGTTTTCTGAGGTGGAGAAATTTCTCGATACCCCAGTTAAGCGGTACTCTTCGGGGATGTATTTGCGGCTGGCGTTTTCGGTGGCGGCGCATCTGGACACGGATATAATGCTGATAGACGAGGTGCTGGCAGTGGGTGACGCAGCGTTTCAGAGGAAGTGCCTAGGCAAGATGGAGGAGGAGGCAGGGACATCGCGCACGGTGTTGTTCGTGAGTCATAACATGACGGCGGTGAAGCAGATATGCGATAAGGTGATATGGGTGGATAAGGGCAGGATAGCCGACATAGGTGAACCAGGTAAGGTGATCAATAATTATCTGGCGTCGGCGGAGGTATCGGTATTTGAGAGGAGGTGGGAGGAAGCGGATGCGCCGGGGAACGATGCGGTGAAGATAATTTCGGTGAGGGTGAAGCCGGACAGCGCGGATGAGTCAGTGATAACAACGGACGATCCGGCGGAGATAGAGTTTGTTTTCAGGAATAATCTTGACGAGGGGGAGATAAATCTAAGCTTTATTTTATGGACGCTGTCGGGCGAGTGTGTATTTAATACGGCGTCGGAGGTGAAGCATATAGGCAAGGGTGTGTATAAAGGCATTTGCCGTATTCCGGCAAACCTGCTCAACAGCAATGTTTATTCGATCGAGATAATGGTGATAAAGGACAGGTCATACGCGGTTTACAAGCAGAAAGATATATTGAGCTTTGAGGTGCTGGACGGTGAACGTGTCGAAGGGTGGTACGGTAAATGGGTCGGGGCAGTGCGACCGAAGTTGGATTTTAGTCTCGGGGAAGTGGACAATAATTTTAAATAATATTTATCAATAGGAAATGGAATTAGCTATTTTTGGGGGGAAGCCGAGATTTGAAAAGCAGATGCATGTCGGCAGGCCCAACGTAGGCAACCGGGAGAAACTTCTTGAAAGAATAAATAACATTCTGGATTCGGGCTGGCTGACAAATCACGGACCAATGGTTTCAGAATTTGAGAAGAGGCTGTCCGACTACCTTAAGGTTAAAAATTGCATAACTGTAAGCAACGGTACGATAGCACTGGAAGTGGCGATAAGGGCTCTAGAATTAAAGGGAGAAGTCATTGTTCCGTCGTTCACCTTTGTTGCCACAGCGCATGCACTTCAATGGCAGGAAATCACACCTGTATTTGTTGATATAGACGCGCATACTTTTAACATTCAGCCTGACCTGATAGAAGATATGATAACTCCCAGAACAACAGGTATAATAGGGGTTCATACATGGGGGCGTCCCTGCAATACAGAGGCTATCGAAGAAATTGCCAAAAAAAGAAATTTAAAAGTAATATATGATGCTTCCCATGCATTTTCGGTCAGCAGGAATGGCACGATGATCGGAAATTTCGGTGAAGCTGAAACATTCAGCTTTCACGCGACAAAGTTTATGAACACATTTGAGGGAGGCGCAATAGCTACGAACAACGATGAGCTTGCGAAAAAGATCAAACTAATGACCAACTTTGGATTTGCCGGACATGATAATGTTATTTACATTGGGACTAACGGTAAGATGTCGGAAGTATGCGCGGCAATGGGACTTACATCATTGGATAACATAGGCGACTTTATTGCTAATAATAAGAAGAACTACGAGCTTTACAGAAGTGAACTAAAAGATTTGAAGGGTATTACTCTCCAGGAATATGATGAGAGTGAGGGGTGTAACTATCAATACATAATCATTGAAGTAGATGAAACGGCTCTGGGTATCTCCAGAGATGAGGTAGTGTCGATACTTCATGCCGAGAACGTACTTGCCAGGAGATATTTTTATCCGGGGTGTCATAAAATGGAGCCATACAGGTCATACTACCCACACGCAGGATATCTTTTGCCGGTGACGGAAGCCAAATCGAAAAAAGTCGTTAGCTTACCAACGGGAGTATCGGTAACTTCAGATGATATAAAAACAATTTGTGAAGTTATAAGGCATGTTATATCAAATAAAGATGAGATCGCTGTTAAACTTAAGGAGCTTGGTGAAGAGCAAAAAAGATTTAAAGTCCCATTTGCCGATAAATGAACATTGAGATAAGATGAAGCTCGCAATTATGCAGCCATATTTATTCCCGTACCTGGCTTATTTTCAGCTTGTCAATACTGTGGATAAATTCGTTAATTATGATGACGTATCATTTATCAAAAAGGGATGGATAAACAGAAATAATGTCCTTTCTCATGGGAAACCGTTTCTATTTTCGATTCCTGTAAGCGACATCAGCTCATTCAGGCCAATTAACAAGACAATGACTAACGAGAGATTATATGCTGTCTGGAAAAAGAAATTCTTCAAAACTTTAAATCTGAATTACAATAAGGCGCCATATTATTCAAAATGCATTGCCATACTCGAAGCGGTTTTTTCGGAGGAAAGTGAATATATTTCGCATATAGCTTTCCAAAGTATTAAGGAAACCTGCCGGTATCTGGACATTGAAACAGATATGATAGAGTCTTCAGCAAAATATGAAAACAGCGAATTGAAGGGTACAGAAAGAGTTTTGGATATTTGTTACAAGGAGGGTGCATCAGATTATATAAATCCGATCGGTGGAGAGGTTTTATATAATAAGGGGACTTTCTTAAAACATAATATTAACCTCTATTTTCTGAAGTCAAAGCCTATAGAGTATAATCAATTAAACAAAACATTTGTTCCCGACCTTTCTATAATAGATGTTATGATGTATAATCCCAAGGAAAAGATCAAAGAATTATTAAATGAGTTTGAATTAGTATGAGAGAGATTGGAGGTTTTATAGGATTTGAAGTAACGAAGGGAAATAACTCTTATCATGGAAACAGCGCATTATGTTTGAATACGGGTCGTGCATGTCTGAACCTAATAATAAAAAACAGTAATGTAAATAAACTATACGCTCCGTTTTATTGTTGTGATTCGGTGCTTTCTCCTATCGAAGAGAATCAAATTCCTTACGAGTTTTACGGACTAAATGACAGGCTGGAAATAGCAGACGATATAACATTAGACGATGAAAGTATGATCATTTATGTTAATTATTTCGGTTTGATGAACTCTTATATTGGGGGATTACACAGCAAATACGGCGATAAGCTTATACTTGATAATACACAGGCCTTTTTTGAGATGGATAAGAACGGAATAAACTCATTTAATTCAGCGAGAAAGTTTTTCGGGGTGCCAGATGGAGCATATTTATACCATACTTTTCCGGCTGTGAATGATCTCGAAGTAAACAAAGGAATTTCCACTGATTATTTAATTAACCGGATGATCGGAAATACAGAAACTGCATACAGGCAATATAGGGAATACGAAGACAGCCTAACGAACGAAATCAAACTCATATCAGAGCTTTCCGATACAATTTTGAGCAATGTTGATTATGATAACACAGCAATGAAAAGGAGAGAGAACTACGAACTGTATCAAAACCTCCTTGGAGGAATCAACTATTTCCAGGCAGAGTGGGATAACAAAGCAGTTCCTTACTGTTATCCTTTTTTGACACCTGAAAAAATAGATAAATCTGTTTTTCACAGACAGGGAATATTCATTCCAACTTTCTGGGAGGAAGTAACAAGCAGGGATGGCGAGGGATTCGAATTTGAGAAAAACTTCTCTCAATGTTTGATCCCTCTTCCTTTGGACCAGCGTTACGGCGCGGATGATATTCAATATGTATCAAGAAAACTGAAAGAGGTATTATGAAAATAAAATTACGTGAAATCCGAAAAGAAGATATAAGCAGAATAAATTTATGGAGAAATGATAAAGATCTGGTAGATTATTTGGGAGCTAATTATTCATTTACATCAGAACCTGTAGATAGTGCATGGTATGAAAATTATTTGAAGAATAGAGATAAAGCTGTCCGCCTTGCAATTGAAGACTCAGAAGCAAACAGACACATTGGGAATGTGTACCTTACAGGTATTCATAATATTAACAGAAGCGCTGAATTTTCAATCTTCATAGGAGAAAAAGATTACTGGTCACAGGCAATCGGCGAGGATGTAGCCCGTAAGATAGTCGAACATGGATTTAATGATCTGAATTTAAATAGGATTTACCTTTATGTGCTCGCAAATAATGAAAGAGCAATTAAGCTTTATAAAAAGCTAAATTTCAAAGAAGAGGGTATCTTGAGAGAAGCGGTATATAAGAACGGGGAATTTATGGATTTTGTACTTATGTCAGTTTTAAAAAAGGATTGGAATACGGATTCAAACAGCAGGCATGAAACTACCTTAGAGAGATGAAGCTTTTAGGATACGTATTTACAAAGAATGATGAAAAGGTGATCGGTAAATGTTTGGAGAGGTTATCGGAATCGTGCGACGGTATTATAGTTGTCGAGGACGGTTCAACTGACGGTACCTATGATATAGTAAGATCCTTTCCTAAAGTAATCAAAATATTCAGAAATCCTCCGTATGAAGAATGGAAAACATTCCGGGATTTAAAGAAAATTTTAAAAGTGGTAACGGATATTAACCCGGAATGGATAATTGGAGTTGATTCGGATGACGTACTAGACAAGAGATTTGCAGAGCAGCGTGATAAATTATTGGATAACAAAGAGGTGGGGCGGTATCATTTTAGAGAAATCACATTATGGGGTGATAATAAGAGATACAGAGTCGATAAACCGGAATGGTACGGAAGGACCAGGGATAGAACTCCTTTTTTGATAAGATGGGGACCCAATGTAAAATATTTCGAGAGGCACTTTCTTTTCCCGATGAATTTTATAAGGTGGCTCAGGAAAAGAGGGTTTGTGGGAATAATTAAGAGACAACTTAAATACGGTACTTTTAGCAAGAAACGCAATAGATTGGAGAAATTCCTTTCAGAAGTTTTTTGGCCGTCGGATTACATGGATTATACTAATGTGCAGTTTATAGGATATGAGGGGAAGGAAGTTGAAATTCCGCTTGTAAGGCTTCATTACCATTTTGCAGATATGAGCTATGCGTGGAAGAAACATCTTACTTATGCGTTATTAAGCGCAACAATACAACACAGAACTCCGGGAGAAATCCCTAATTTAGTAAGTTGGGCATCCAATAAGCTGGAGGATGAAAATATTAAGCTGGAGGAAGTAGAACCGGAATGGGGAGCTTTGTGACAGAAGACAATAAGGTATATACACTCATTATAAAACATTATGAAGACTGCCTTGAGAAGTTTGGGGATTCTCATTTGGGCGTTGATTGGCCTAATGAAAAAGATGCAGAAACCCGATACAGGGTAATGGTGGAAGTAATTAGGGATCCCGGGGAGAAAGTTTCATTGCTTGATTTTGGATGCGGAGCTGCCCATTTATATGAGTATATAAGTAATTTTGGGTTAACAGGCATAGAATATTCGGGGCTCGATATATCCCGGAAATTCATCGAACTGTGCAGGAAAAAGTTTCCTTCTCTGAATTTTCTTGAAGTGGATATTCTAGAAAATCCAGAAAATGTTCCTGAATTTGATTATATAGTTATGAACGGTGTATTCACAGAGAAAAGGGAACTGAGTTATAATGACATGCTGGATTATTTTAAGAAGTTGATCAGAGCAGTATTTGAGAAAGCAAAAAAGGGAATTGCATTTAATGTAATGTCGAAGCACGTTGATTGGGAAAGAGAGGATCTTTTTCATCTGTCCTTTGATGAGCTGGGAAGCTTTTTGAAGGAAGAAATAAGCCGGAATTTTACAATCAGGAATGATTACGGTCTTTACGAATACACAGTTTACATTTATAAATAAATGGCTAAAGTAATAATATTCGGAGTAAGAGACTTCGCTCAGCTGGCGAAATATTACCTTGAGCATGACTCGGAACATGAGCCGGCAGCATTTTGTGTAACCGAAAGCTACCTGCCGGAGGAAAGGACGTTCGAGGGGCTTACTGTTGAAGCTTTTGAAACTATAGAGCAAAAGTACCCGGCGTCAGAGTATAGTTTCTTTGCACCCTTGTCACCAAGAGGAATGAATAGGATGCGAAAAGACGTGTATAGAGCTATAAAGGAAAAGGGGTACGATTGTATTAGTTATATCAGCTCCAAGGCAACGGTGTTTTCGGATAACGTAGGTGAGAATTGCTTTATACTGGAAGATAACACCATCCAGCCATTTACCAGCATCGGAAACAACGTAGTGATGTGGAGCGGAAATCACATCGGACATCACAGCAGGATCGGTGATGACGTGTTTTTTACATCTCATGTGGTTTTGTCGGGTCATTGTGATGTGGGTGAGTCGTCGTTTTTTGGAGTGAACTCGACGATAAGGGACAGGGTGACAATCGGTGAGGGTACATTGATAGGTATGGGGGCTTGTGTTTTGAAAGATACGGAGCCATGGAGCGTGTATGTCGGGAACCCAGCAGTTAAGCATCCAAAACCAAGTTTCGAGATAGGAACGTTTGATTAAGTGGGAGAAAAAAGGTCTGATATATTCAGCTAAAGGAAATCGTTGGTGGAATAAGTCACATGCACAGGAGCCTGTTGCTGATATCATGAGAGACAGGTTGCGGATATATTATTCGTCGCGCGATGCAGGGAATAAGAGCCATACGAGTTACATAGAAACGGATGTGAATGATCCCGGTAAAATACTTTTTGAAAATCCTGAACCAATTTTACCATTGGGGGAGAGGGGTTCATTCGACGATGATGGGGTGATGCCGTCATGCGTCATCGGTCACGATGGAAAGAAATATCTATACTATACGGGGTGGCACCGTGCGGAGGAGTACCCGTATTTGAATTCTATGGGATTGGCTGTCAGCGAGGATGGCGGTGTTACGTTCAGTAAGTACGGAGATGAGCCATTGATCAAGGTGGTGGGTAAGGGAGAGTTCACCGGGACGTCATTCGTAATGCTAGATGACGGGGTATTCAAAATGTGGTATTTGCATTGCGTAAAGTGGGTGGAGGTGAGTGGTTTAAAGGAGCCGGTGTATAATATAAAGTATGCTGAATCGCAGGACGGAAAACAGTGGGCACCAAGCGTTAAGGGAGTTATTGAGCTTAATGAGGACGAGGGAGGAATATCAAGCCCGAGCGTTTTGAAGGAGGATGGTATATATAAGATGTGGTACAGCTACAGAAGAAGTGTCGATTACAGAACGAATAAGGACAGTTCGTACAGGATAGGCTATGCGGAGAGTAATGACGGTATACACTGGATACGGAAAGATGATGAAGCCGGAATAGAGCGCAGTGATGAGGGATGGGATTCAGATATGACAGCTTATCCATATGTAGTGAGAAAGGATAATACGAGATATATGTTCTATAACGGGAACGGATTTGGGAAGAGCGGGCTTGGTTATGCAGTTTCAAATGTGTTGTAGAAATTATGGAGCCACTTGTAAGCGTTCATATTACGACTTATAATCAAAGAGACTTTATCGGAAAGGCGATTGACAGTGCGTTATCGCAGATAACAGATTTTCCTGTAGAGGTAGTTGTCGGGGATGATTTTTCTACGGATGGTACAAGGGAGCTGCTAAATAAGTATAAGAATGATTATCCTGGTAAGGTCATACTAAACCTGATGCCGGAGAGAGGTAAGGGAATGATAGGGCGGTCGAATTTTGAAGCGACGCTACAGCTGTGCAGAGGAAAGTATTTAGCATTTCTCGATGGTGATGACTACTGGACTAATGACGATAAGCTCAGTGAGCAGGTTAGATTTTTAGAAAATAATCCCGAATTTGTATTGTGTCATCATGATTGTGAGGCACAATTGACAGAGGGGGTAAAGTTTAAGAAGGATTTCAGCAAGAAGCATGCAGTTACCGGATTTTACGAAGCGTGCCAGATGACGGTACCCTTTATGTCATCAATCTTAATCCGGAGAGAGGGTATTGATTTTTTTGATAGAAGAAAATGGCTGGAAGGGCTGGATCTCGGTGATTTTGCTTTATGGATAATGGCTTCGCTGAAGGGAAAATCATACTATATAGATAAAGAGATGGCGCATTACAGGGTTAATCATAGCAGTATTACAGGGAAATTGGGGTATAGTGTACAGGTAAAAAACCGGATGCTATTTGCTGAAAGACTTGCTAAAAGCGATTACACGATAGACAGGAAATTTCTTAGTAACTATCTTAGCAGATATTATTTTCAATATTCAGGTATATCACTTTCAAAGAGAGATATTCCCGGGATCTTTAAATATGCATACAAAAGTATGACCAGTTTTTTTAGAGGAGTAAGTTTTGGAAAAAAGGACTATGAATGGGTAAAGCGTTTACGCTGGTATGTGCTGGTGAGGCTGTACATGGCTAATTTTTCAAAAGCATTAAAGCCAAGCTAAATGGAACAAACGGGAAAAGTACCGCACTATACAATTGAAAAACAAAGGGGTTTTAAACTCATTTCATTTAAAGAGTTTGTTAGATACAAAGACCTTCTATATTTTCTGGTAAAAAGAGATGTTACTGTTCTTTATAAGCAAACCATACTTGGATTTCTATGGGCTATAATAAACCCGGTAATACAGATGGTGATATTCAGTTTTATATTCGGGAAATTGGTTTCGGTACCGAGTGAGGGGGTGGCTTATCCTTTATTTAATTACGTTGGGATCATTCCCTGGAATTATTTTTCACAATCTCTGGCGGCGTCATCTAACAGCCTGATACAAAGCTCCTCTATATTTACGAAAGTATATTTCCCCCGGATATTTATACCATTGACACCGGTTCTATCGAAACTGGTTGATTTTTTTATTTCATTCGTTGTACTCATAGTTTTAATGATATTTTATAATACTTATCCGAACGCAAATATTGTATTCCTTCCTGTTCTTATCCTGCTCATGATATTAACAGCAAGCGGAATAGGGATGTGGTTTTCAGCTCTGGCAATACAATACAGAGATATAAGATTTGCTATGCCTTTGCTGACCCAGTTGCTATTATTTGTAGCCCCAGTTGTTTTTCCTGCATCCCTGGTACTTTCAAAAGGTAAGATCCTATACCTGCTGTACGGACTCTATCCGATGGTAGGTGTGATCGAGGGATTCCGGTCAGCTTTGCTCGGCTCTAATGATATGCCATGGGAACTGATAGGGATGGGAACGATCAGCGCGCTGATCATCTTTTTCTCAGGAGTGGTATATTTCCGCAAAACGGAAAGGATATTTGCGGATGTTGCATAATTTAATAATCACATGTCCGATATAGCAGTAAAAATAACAGGTATAAGTAAAGCATACAGGATCGGTCAAAACGTAAGGGAAAACGACACTTTTTTGGCGACCCTGATGAGCGGTATAAAAGCTCCACTTAGCAACTTTCGGAAGTTACGAAACCTAAGCAATATTAAAGAAGATGACCGGAGTGATGACATAATATGGGCTTTGAGGGATGTTTCTGATACGATAAAACACGGGGAGGTCCTGGGGATAATAGGTAAAAATGGTGCCGGTAAAAGTACACTGCTAAAGGTGATATCTAACATTACTGAGCCAACCAGCGGTAAAGTAGAAATTTTCGGAAGAGTAGCAAGTCTCTTAGAGGTTGGTACCGGTTTTAATCCAGAATTAACAGGCAGAGAAAATATTTATCTAAACGGTACTATTCTAGGAATGACCAAGAAAGAAGTTGACTCAAAGTTCGACGAAATAGTTTCCTTTTCAGGTGTAAACAAGTTTATAGATACTCCGGTTAAGAGATATTCAAGCGGGATGAAGGTTCGATTAGCATTTGCTGTTGCCGCTCACCTTGAACCGGAGATACTGATCGTTGACGAGGTCCTTGCTGTCGGAGATGCGGAATTTCAAAAGAAATGCCTTGGTAAAATGGAAAGTATTACTTCTGAGGGAAGGACTATACTATTCGTATCGCATAATATGTCAGCGATAAAGAATCTTTGTACAAGAGCAATCTTACTCGAAGGCGGACGTGTAAAGAAGGAAGGAGAAACCAGCGAAGTAGTAAATGAGTATCTTACGGGGTCTGCGGATGTATTTGATGGAGGTGTAATACCTGCTGACTATCCCAGAATAAGCAGGAATAAGAACCAGGTATATTTCAGGAAATTTATCCTTAGAGACAGGAACAACAATGCGGTAGATTATTTTTCTTATCACCAGGAAGCGTATGTTGATATCGAGATCGAGGCATTAACGGATATAGAAGATGCAATCATTGTAATTTTGATGAGTTCGGTAAATAATGAAAAGCTATCCTTTTCCTCCTCGAATGACCAATCGAACCGGCTCTTCAGTCTTTCAAAAGGGATTCATAAGATCAGTGTCAGGATAGATCAAAATTTCCTTCCGGGAAGGTATTTTATAACATTTTCCCTTGTCGATAGAGAAGGTCATCCGTTTGACCGCTTAAATAATATCCTTAGTTTCAGTGTAGGGTCGATGCGGGAGTCAGACGGTACATATTACAGGTGGGGCAAAGTAGTTGCAGAAGTAAATACAATCACTCAGTGGGAGTTTTCCAAAGAAGTTAAAGTTAAGAATTTCTAACTGCGGTTTTCTTTTTGATGGGACTACTAATAATTCCAATTCTGTTAGTTACATTTATCGTCAGAGTTCTTCCCAGATTTCGGATAAAATATGCATATAGCGGAGATACATACGGTCATTTTCATATCTCACGTGCGATAAGAGAAAACAAGTTTCGCATCCCGGATAAAATACCGGGAGTTACATTGAATCATACACATACTTACCCATATTTGTATCATTTAATTTTGTCGGTATTTACACAG contains:
- a CDS encoding ABC transporter ATP-binding protein, with the translated sequence MSDIAVKITGISKAYRIGQNVRENDTFLATLMSGIKAPLSNFRKLRNLSNIKEDDRSDDIIWALRDVSDTIKHGEVLGIIGKNGAGKSTLLKVISNITEPTSGKVEIFGRVASLLEVGTGFNPELTGRENIYLNGTILGMTKKEVDSKFDEIVSFSGVNKFIDTPVKRYSSGMKVRLAFAVAAHLEPEILIVDEVLAVGDAEFQKKCLGKMESITSEGRTILFVSHNMSAIKNLCTRAILLEGGRVKKEGETSEVVNEYLTGSADVFDGGVIPADYPRISRNKNQVYFRKFILRDRNNNAVDYFSYHQEAYVDIEIEALTDIEDAIIVILMSSVNNEKLSFSSSNDQSNRLFSLSKGIHKISVRIDQNFLPGRYFITFSLVDREGHPFDRLNNILSFSVGSMRESDGTYYRWGKVVAEVNTITQWEFSKEVKVKNF